AACCAGCCCGCCGGCAGATGTCAGGCTGGAAAGCATGGCGCCCGGCATAGAGAGTGGGCCGCGCGTTAGCATCCAGGCGCTATGTAAGAAAACACCTTCCCCTCGCCAGCGGTGGAAGGCGAAGATATCACGCCAATCAAAAGGACGAATGCTCATCTTTTACAAGCTGCCAGAGCCGCGCCGGAATGCCTGCCGGCTACAGCAGAGGTCATTTTGAAGCGCTTGCCAGCCGCAAGAAGTATTGATGGAAGCGCAGGTCACCGGTCAGTTCAGGGTGGAAAGAGGTTGCCAGCCAGTGTCCTTGTTGAGCGGCCACAATCCGCCCATCCTCCAGGCGGGCTAACACCTCCACACCTTTGCCAACGCTGTCAATCAACGGCGCGCGAATGAAGATCGCATGAAAGGGAAGATCCTCAGCGCTCACCGTCTTCAGGGCTGGCACGTCTAAATCGACCTCAAAACTTGCCACCTGTCGACCAAAAGCGTTTCGCTCCACCGTGATATCCATCAACTCCAATAGGGGCTGAGGCCGATGCGCGTCCTTGGATAGGAAGATTGCGCCTGCGCAGGTGCCCCACAGCGGCTTCTGGCGACCAAACTGCCGTAACGGCTCGATCAAGCCGAAGTCTTGCGCCAGTTTGCCGAAGGTAGTCGATTCACCGCCCGGCATAATCAAGCCATCCAGTCCCTCTAACTGCTCAGCCAGGCGCACTTCAACAGCTTCGACACCCAGCCGGCGTAACATGGCGATATGCTCGGCAAAATCTCCCTGTAAGGCGAGAACACCAATGCGAAGAAGTTTACCAGCCACGTCCTGCAATCAACTCCGCTTCTGGAATGGATGAGATCTGCCGCCCAACCATTGGCTCACCGAGATTCCGGCTGACCTCGGCCAGGATATAGGGGTCATTGTAGTGGGTGACGGCTTTGACAATTGCGGCTGCCCGTTTGGCAGGGTCACCGGACTTAAAGATACCGGACCCAACGAAGACGCCATCCATGCCCAGTTGCATCATCATGGCTGCATCAGCAGGCGTAGCGATCCCGCCGGCGGCAAAATTCACCACAGGCAGGCGTCCCAAACTGCGCGTTTCCATGACCAGTTCATATGGGGCGCCGATTTCTTTGGCATATGCCATCACTTCTTCTTCCGCCATGGTCTGCAGACGGCGGATTTCGCCCAACACCGCCCGGGCGTGGCGCACGGCTTCAACCACATCGCCGGTACCAGCTTCGCCTTTGGTGCGGATCATGGCTGCCCCTTCGCCAATGCGCCGCAACGCTTCACCGAGATTACGACAACCACATACAAACGGCACCTTGAAAAGGTGTTTGTTGATGTGATGCATTTCGTCAGCCGGCGTCAACACCTCGGATTCATCAATGTAATCCACCCCGATTGCCTCGAGGATTTGCGCTTCGACAAAATGACCGATGCGGCATTTCGCCATGACCGGAATCGAGACGGCATCCATGATCTTCAAGATCAACTCCGGATCGCTCATGCGTGCTACACCGCCGTGGGCGCGGATATCAGCCGGCACACGTTCCAGAGCCATCACTGCCACGGCACCGGCATCCTCAGCGATGCGGGCATGTTCCGGCGTCACCACATCCATGATTACGCCGCCCTTGAGCATTTGGGCAAGACCCTTCTTAACAGTAAAGGTTGCTACTTGTTGTTCCATACGTACACCTCCAGAGTCGCACGGACTCAGTATTTTAGCTCAGATTTTTCTTCATTCTACCACTACCTGAAACGGCTGACAATCCCGAATGCAAGCTGAGAGTTACCCCTGGCATATGTCGAGCGCCACCTGCTGTGCACCAACCGCCAACCATACCCACCCAAAACAACAACCCGCTTCAGCCTGCCTGGCAGGCTACGCTCCTGCGGAGGAGGGAAACGCAATTCTTTCACCGCTATGCTATAATGGCATTGTTTTTTGAGGAAGGAAGATGGCTTTTCGCGACTTACGGGAATTTATTCAGGCGCTCGAAGAACGGCAGGAACTGGTGCGCGTGCGCGTACCGGTCTCCCCAAATCTGGAAATCACCGAGATCGTCGATCGGGTTTGCAAGGGCAAAGCCAGACGCAACGTGGCTTTGTTGTTCGAAAAGGTCAGCGGCTATGAGATACCGGTGCTGATCAATGCCTTTGGTTCTGCCGAACGGATGGCTCTGGCGCTGGGAGTGCAGCACCTGGACGAATTGGGGCACAACCTGGGCAAATTGATCGACCCGCGCCTGCCCACTTCGCTAGCCGAGATGATCAGCCGAGGTCAAGATCTGCTCAAAGCCCTCAAGTCGCTTGGTTTGGGGCCTAAAAAAGTCCGCCGTGCGCCGGTCCAGCAGGTCATCTGGGACGAGAAACAAGCATCGTTAAATAGACTGCCGATCCTGAAGTGCTGGCCGCAGGACGGTGGAGCTTTTATCACCCTGCCGCAAGTCATCACCCGTGATCCGCAAAGCGGCGTGCGCAATGTCGGCATGTACCGTCTGCAGGTGGTGGATGAACGCACTTTGCTGGTGCACTGGCAACGTCATAAGGGCGGTGCAGAACACCAGCGCGTTGCCCGGGCTCAACGCAAGGATCGTATCCCGGCTGCGGTGGTTTTGGGTGGCGATCCAGCCAGCATGTGGTGCGCTTCTGCACCCCTGCCACCCAACCTGGACGAATACCTCCTTGCCGCATATCTGCGTGGCGCGCCGGTGGAGTTTGTCAAGTGTGTCAGCCAGCCGCTCGAAGTCCCCGCTCAGGCTGAAATCGTTATTGAAGGGTATATCGACCCGAACGATCAACGCCCGGAAGGACCTTTTGGTGATCACACTGGCTACTATACGCCAGTGGAAGATTTTCCTGCTTTCCATGTAACCGCCATCACCCATCGTCGCGAACCGATTTACCCTGCAACAGTGGTCGGCGTTCCACCGATGGAAGATGTCTGGATGGGCAAGGCAACCGAACGATTATTCCTGCCCTTGATGCGCCTTTTCCTGCCCGAGATTGTCGATGTGTGTATGCCTGCCGAGGGAGTCTTCCATAACTTAGTGCTGGTTTCCATTCGCAAGCGCTACCCCGGACACGCCCGCAAGGTGATCTTTGGCTTGTGGGGCCTGGCACTGATGTCGCTGGCAAAGGCAATTG
This genomic interval from Anaerolineae bacterium contains the following:
- a CDS encoding Pyridoxine biosynthesis glutamine amidotransferase, glutaminase subunit — encoded protein: MAGKLLRIGVLALQGDFAEHIAMLRRLGVEAVEVRLAEQLEGLDGLIMPGGESTTFGKLAQDFGLIEPLRQFGRQKPLWGTCAGAIFLSKDAHRPQPLLELMDITVERNAFGRQVASFEVDLDVPALKTVSAEDLPFHAIFIRAPLIDSVGKGVEVLARLEDGRIVAAQQGHWLATSFHPELTGDLRFHQYFLRLASASK
- a CDS encoding Pyridoxine biosynthesis glutamine amidotransferase, synthase subunit: MEQQVATFTVKKGLAQMLKGGVIMDVVTPEHARIAEDAGAVAVMALERVPADIRAHGGVARMSDPELILKIMDAVSIPVMAKCRIGHFVEAQILEAIGVDYIDESEVLTPADEMHHINKHLFKVPFVCGCRNLGEALRRIGEGAAMIRTKGEAGTGDVVEAVRHARAVLGEIRRLQTMAEEEVMAYAKEIGAPYELVMETRSLGRLPVVNFAAGGIATPADAAMMMQLGMDGVFVGSGIFKSGDPAKRAAAIVKAVTHYNDPYILAEVSRNLGEPMVGRQISSIPEAELIAGRGW
- a CDS encoding 3-polyprenyl-4-hydroxybenzoate carboxy-lyase, coding for MAFRDLREFIQALEERQELVRVRVPVSPNLEITEIVDRVCKGKARRNVALLFEKVSGYEIPVLINAFGSAERMALALGVQHLDELGHNLGKLIDPRLPTSLAEMISRGQDLLKALKSLGLGPKKVRRAPVQQVIWDEKQASLNRLPILKCWPQDGGAFITLPQVITRDPQSGVRNVGMYRLQVVDERTLLVHWQRHKGGAEHQRVARAQRKDRIPAAVVLGGDPASMWCASAPLPPNLDEYLLAAYLRGAPVEFVKCVSQPLEVPAQAEIVIEGYIDPNDQRPEGPFGDHTGYYTPVEDFPAFHVTAITHRREPIYPATVVGVPPMEDVWMGKATERLFLPLMRLFLPEIVDVCMPAEGVFHNLVLVSIRKRYPGHARKVIFGLWGLALMSLAKAIVVVDEWVDVQNLSQVAWQALGNVDWRRDVVIVDGAVDHLDHASYHHSFGGKIGIDATAKLPEEGYERVWPQVARMDEAVQTRIDQIWNKLNL